The proteins below are encoded in one region of Desulfovibrio sp. Huiquan2017:
- the ispH gene encoding 4-hydroxy-3-methylbut-2-enyl diphosphate reductase, whose product MEVILAETAGFCMGVGMALTKLDQLVNEPDGHLIYILGPIIHNPQVLKRYADKGVIMVHDPADVPVGAHVVIRAHGITRQVEAALRKRKVRIKDATCPRVKKAQLLIERNTADNGELLLYGEAEHPEVAGLVSYAQHGHFVFGSAEELARHRLTPDRRYVLAAQTTQDRVRFESIAADLTGRDDVEVTVLETICDATKLRQIEARELAEDVDFMVVVGGYNSGNTRRLAQVVAERGTPCKHVETAEELPLTDLARYKRIGVTAGASTPRILIDRVLSDLKSL is encoded by the coding sequence ATGGCCTTGACCAAACTCGACCAGTTGGTCAACGAGCCGGACGGACACCTCATCTATATCCTCGGCCCCATCATCCATAATCCCCAGGTGCTCAAGCGCTATGCCGACAAGGGCGTGATCATGGTCCATGACCCCGCCGATGTCCCGGTCGGGGCGCACGTGGTCATCCGCGCCCACGGCATCACCCGTCAGGTGGAGGCGGCCCTGCGCAAACGCAAGGTGCGCATCAAGGACGCCACCTGCCCCCGGGTCAAGAAGGCCCAGTTGCTCATCGAACGCAATACCGCCGACAACGGCGAATTGCTCCTTTACGGCGAGGCCGAGCACCCCGAGGTGGCCGGACTGGTCAGTTATGCCCAGCATGGGCATTTCGTCTTCGGGTCCGCCGAAGAATTGGCCCGGCACCGGCTCACCCCGGACAGGCGGTACGTCCTGGCCGCCCAGACCACCCAGGATCGAGTCCGTTTCGAGAGCATCGCCGCCGACCTGACCGGACGCGACGACGTGGAAGTGACCGTGCTCGAAACCATCTGCGACGCCACCAAGCTGCGCCAGATCGAGGCCAGGGAACTGGCCGAAGACGTGGACTTCATGGTTGTGGTCGGCGGCTACAACAGCGGCAACACCCGCCGCCTCGCACAGGTGGTCGCCGAACGGGGCACACCCTGCAAGCATGTGGAAACGGCGGAGGAACTGCCGCTCACCGATCTTGCCCGGTACAAGCGGATCGGGGTCACTGCGGGGGCTTCCACCCCCCGTATCCTCATCGACAGGGTCCTCTCCGACCTGAAGTCCTTGTAG